The genomic region TCACCGCCGACGCCGCGGCAACCACCGCAGCGTCGTACGAGGTGGGTAGGACAGTGACCTTGGCGCCCTCGGAGCGGATCGCGTCGATCGCGGTCGAGCTGACCACGTCAGGCACGAACACGTGCGAGCGGAGGCCGAGCATGCGCGCTCGACGGGCTACGGCGCGACCGTGGTTGCCGTCAGTGGCAGTGACCAGTTCCTCGGTGCCGGGATGATCCTGCAGAGCGCGGTGGATCGCCCACCACGCACCGAGCGCCTTGAACGCCGGCAGACCGAGTCGATGCGACTCGTCCTTGACCAGTACGCGACCGACACCCAGCTCACCCGCCAGAGCCGGTACGGCGTGCAGCGGCGTCGGCGCGTAGTCGCTGAGACCCTGATGGAAGGCCAGCACCTCGGTGGGCGCAGGCGTGGTCCGCCAGGACCGGGCGGCCGGGCTGCGGTGGAGCAGGCGCGGCACTACCTAGGCGACCAGGGCGAACGCCTGCGCGGAGGTCGAGTAGGTCTGCGGCGACGTGGACGCGATCCGCTGCGGCGCGGACTCGGTCACCCGGATCGCGGCCGTCTGCAGCCGGACCGGCAGGGTGGAACGGACCGCGGTGGCGAGGTCGAACTGCACCTCGGCCAGCAGGTCGCTCAGCTCCAGGTCCAGCGCGCGGCAGATCGCGGCCAGGATCTCCGAGGACGGCTCCTTGCGGCCGCGCTCGATCTCGGACAGGTACGGCACCGAGACCTGGGCGAGCTCGGCCAGCTCGCGCAGGGTGATGCCCCGCTCGCGCCGTAGCCGGCGGAAGACGTTCCCGATCACCTGGCGTAGCAACACGTCTGGTCCTCCTCGGCTCGGTGGTTCCTGTACCGAGTGTGCCACCCCGGCCGGGTCTGCGGAGGGCAGATCTGCCATCGGCAGATTCCGGCGACTGCCGGCCGGGCCGCGGCCAGGCTGGAGGACATGAGCGAGACCATGCAACCGAACGCCCTCGACCACCACATCTACCAGCGGCTGCTGTGGCAGCGCATCCTCGTGCTCGGCGACGAGATCAAGGACGAGAACGCCAACGCCCTGTGCGCCCAGCTGATCCTGCTGAACGCCGAGGACCCGAAGGCGGACATCTCGCTGTACATCAACTCGCCGGGCGGCTCGGTGTCGGCCGGACTGGCGATCTACGACACGATGAACTTCATCAGCAACGACGTCGCGACCTACGCGATGGGGCTGGTGGCGTCGATGGGCCAGGTGCTGCTGACCTGTGGCGCGCCCGGCAAGCGCTACTCGCTGCCGCACGCGCGGATCATGATGCACCAGCCGACCGGTGGCATGGGTGGCACGGCCAGTGACATCAAGACGCAGGCCGAGCAGTCGCTGCTGGCCAAGAAGGACCTCGCCAAGCTGCTGAGCAAGCGGACCGGCCAGCCGGAGGAGAAGGTCACCGAGGACTTCGACCGGGACCGCTGGTTCACGCCGGACCAGGCGGTGGAGTACGGCATCGTGGACCGGATCCTGACCCAGCCGGTCGCCGTCGGCGGCTGAGCTCACCCGCCGCAGCCGGCTCCTGCGGTCGGCCGGGAAATCGCCGGAGCCTGCTCCCCCGTGCCGCAGGCCCCGGCGGTCAGGCGAGGGCCTGGTCCAGGTCCCTGATGAGGTCGTCGGGATCTTCCAGGCCGACGCTGAGGCGGAGCAGGTCCTGGCCGGGCTTCGCCTCGGCAGCGACCAGGCGGTGCGTCAGGGCGGCCGGATGCTGGATGAGCGTGTCCACGCCGCCCAGTGAGACCGCGTGGGTGATCAGCTCGACCCTGGCCAGCAATTGCTCCGCACGGCTCGTACGGAAGGCCAGTACTGCGCCCGGCCCGATCTGTTGCCGCCCTACGAGTCCGCGCGGGTCACACTCGGGCAGGCCGGGGTAGTAGACCTTGTCCACAGCTGGATGCGTGCTGAGCCAGTCGGCGAGCTTCGCGGTGCCGGACTGCTGCGCACGGATGCGGGTCGGCAGCGTCTGCAGCCCCCGGTGCAGCTCGTACGCCGCCAGCGGGTAGAGCAGGGCGCCGGTCACGGCCCGGACCTGCCGCAGCCGCGCGACCCAATCCGCCGGACCGACGACGACGCCGCCCATCAGGTCGCCATGACCGCCCAGGTACTTCGTTGCCGAGTGCAACACCAGGCCGGCTCCGTGCTCGGCCGGCCGCTGGAGCACCGGCGTCGCGAAGGTGTTGTCCACAACCACCGGTACGCCGCCGGCCTGGCGGGCCACGTCGGCGATGTCCACGAGCTCCACGGTCGGGTTGGCCGGGGTCTCCACCAGGACGAGCCCGGTGGCAGGACGGATCGCGTCGGCGACGGTCGACGGCGTCGCCCAGGTCACCGTCGTACCGAGCAGGCCTGTGGACAACAGATGGTCCGAGCCGCCGTAGAGCGGTCGGACGGCGACGACGTGGGGGCGGTCGGCGGCGACTGTGGCGAGCAGGCAGGCGCTGAGGGCGGCCATGCCCGTGCTGAAAGCAACCGCGCCTTCACAGCCTTCGAGCTCGGCCAAGGCCTGCTCGAAGCGGGCGACGTTCGGGTTCCACAGTCGCTGGTAGACGAGGCTGCCGTCGCCCGGCCCGTCGCCGGCGGCCAGCCGGTCGTACGCCGCGCCGCTCGTCGCCAGGTCGGTCAACGGGTAGGTGGTGCTCAGGTCGATCGGCGGCACGTGCAGGCCGAGGGCGGTCAAGTCGTCACGGCCGGCGTGCACGGCACGGGTGTCCAACGCGGTCATCGAGGCCTCCTCCGGTCGCACCTGGTGAGCGCCAGGGTGGAAGTTCCTGCGAGAAGCACGCAAGAGTTCCGAAGAAAATTCGTCCACAGGTCTATCCACACGCTGTGGATTCTGTGGACGGGCTCTAGAGTGAGGGCATGCCGAAGGATCGTCGGACGCCCGGACCGGCTCCCCGGCCGGTGCCCGCGGGGCTCGACGAGGTGGACCGGGAACTGGTCCGGCTGCTCAGCGCGGACGGCCGGATGCCGAACAACGCGCTCGCCGACGCGACCGGGATCGCGCCGTCGACGTGCCTGGCGCGGGTCCGGGCGTTGCGTGACCGCGGCGTCATCCGCGGCTTCCACGCCGACGTGGACCTGGCCGCGCTCGGGCGGCCGCTGCAGGCGATGGTGGCGATCCGGATCGGCGCGCACTCGCGGGACGAGATCGACCGCTTCCGGGCGATGGTGCCCGAGTTGCCGGGGGTGCTTTCGCTGTTTCACGTCAGCGGGGCGAACGACTACCTGCTGCACGTGGCGGCGGAGTCACCGGATGCGCTGCGTGATTTCGTGCTGGACCATCTGACGGCCGATCCGGCTGTCGTGCACGCGGAGACCAGTCTGATCTTCGAGCACGTCCGGCTGTGAGCCTGTGGATAAGTCCGGGCAGCACAGCCCAGGACAGGCCTGGGCTGTGGACACCGTGGATCAGCGGGGCTTCAGGCCCCAGGTTTCGGCCAGCAGAGTGTAGGAGCGGCGGCGTTCGTCCGGGTCGTGGATCGAGGTGGTGATGATCAACTCGTCCGCGCCGGCGGACTCGGCGCGGCGGGCGAGGTCGGCAGCGACCTGGTCCGGCGTACCGACCGAGACCAGGCCGGCCCACTCCTCCACGGCGGCCTTCTCGCCCTCGGACCACGGGTACGCCGCGGCCTCCTCCGGCGTCGGCAGCGGACCCGGACGGCCGGAGCGGAGCCGGAGCATGGACAGAGCGTTGGCGAGAGCGAGCTGCTCGGCGCGTTGCTCGGTCTCGGCGACGATCGCGGCGAGCGCGAGCATCGCGTGCGGGCGGTCCTGCTGGGGCGACGGCTGGAACTGCTCGCGGTAGGCCCGCATCACGCCGGCCGGGTCGAGAGAGCCGAAGTGCCCGGCGTACGCGAAACCGGTGCCGAGGGCGGCGGCCGCCTGACCGCCGTACGCGCTGGAGCCGAGGATCCACACCGGCGGCAGCGGCACGTCGTCGGGCTGGGCGGAGATCGGGGCGAACGGGTGGCCGGCCGGGAAGCCTTCGGCGTACGCCCGAAGCTCCTGGTACTGCTCGAGGAAGTCGTCGGCGCCGAGCGCCTCGCGGCTGCGGCGCAGGGCGAGCGCGGTCCGCTGGTCCGTGCCGGGCGCGCGGCCCAGGCCGAGGTCGATCCGGCCGGGGTGCAGGCTGGCCAGCACCCGGAACGTCTCGGCGACCTTCAGCGGCGAGTGGTTCGGCAGCATGATGCCGCCGGAGCCGACCCGGAGGGTGGAGGTGGTCGCGGCGACCGCCGCGATCATCACCTCGGGACTGGAGCTGACCACGCTCGGGATGTTGTGGTGCTCGGCGAGCCAGAACCGGTGGTAGCCGGCGGCTTCCACGGTCCGCGCGAGCTCGAGCGTCTCGTGCAGCGCCCGGGAGGGGCGGGTCCCGGCCGGAACCGGGGACAGGTCGAGCACGGACAACGGCAGAGGCTCAGCAGTCACGTACAACCGCAACGGCCCACCGGACCAACCTATTCCGCAAGCCGGCGATCGAGGCAGGTCGACCTCAGCCGGGGTACGGCGTGGTCGTGCGGGCGTCGCGCAGAGCGCGGGCCCACCAGGCGAGTTGGTCGAGCAGAGCGGTCGCTGCCTCGGCGGTGCCCAGCTCGGTGGGCTCGCCGTCGTCGGTGAAGCAGCCAGGGACCTGGTGGAAGCTCAGGGTCTCGCGCAGCGTGACGGCGTGCAGCTCGCCGAAGACGAGGCGGAGCTGCTCGGCGGCGCGCAGGCCGCGGGAGCGACCGCCGTACACGATGAAGGCGACCGGTTTGGCGTACCAGGGCTCGCGGACGGCGTCGATCGCGGTCTTCAGCTCGCCGGGATAGGCGTGGTTGTACTCCGGGGTCAGCACGACGACGCCGTCGGCCTCGGCGATTCTCGCCGGCAGGTCGATCAGCGGGGTGGTCGCGAGGTCGACCAGGTCGAGCTTGAAGTCGTCCCGCCGCTCCACCACGCGGCCGAACCAGGCCGCGACGGTCGTGGCGAAGCGCCCGGGCTCGGCGCTGCGCACCACCAGGGCGAGTCGGAGCGGATGGACTGTCACACCGACGACGGTAGGACCTCAACTCGACTTGAGGTCAAGCTCGCGCCTGCCGAGCGCGGGACACAAATGCAGCAGTGCGCTAAACTCGGGGATTTGTGGCTACCACCAGAGAATCACCGGATTTCACACCCGAGAAGCGGGGAAATCCCTCTGGGAACCAACGGAGCGCAGTTTATCACAAGGGGTTGGAATTGCTGAATCCGGTCCAGGCGGAACAGGTTCACCTGACGACTTTCTACGCGGCACTGGACCGCGAGCGCGCGCAGGCCGAGCAGCGGCGGCGCGGCGAGCAGGTGGCCGGGACCCGCAACGCGCAGGCCCTGCACCAGCGCGACGGCCGGGTCCGCGACCTGAACGCCCGGCTGGCCCGGCTGAACGCCGCCGAGGAGGGCCTGTACTTCGGCCGGCTCGACGACAGCGACGGCGAGGTCCTGCACCTCGGCCGGATCGGCCTGCACGACGAGGACTACGAACCGCTGCTGGTGGACTGGCGCGCCCCGGCAGCGCGGCCGTTCTACGTCGCCACCGCGGTGCACAACCAGGGCGTCGTCCGGCGCCGGCACATCCAGACCCGGCTGCGCCGGGTGGTCGACGTCCAGGACGAGCAGCTCGACCTGGACCGGACCGCGGCCGGCGAGTCACGGCTCGGCACCGGCGTGATGGGCGAGGCGGTGCTGCTCAAAGCGCTCGAGGCCCGCCGGACCGGCACGATGGAATCGATCGTGCAGACCATCCAGGCCGACCAGGACCGCATCATCCGGTCCGAGCTGGCCGGAATTCTGGTCGTCCAGGGCGGTCCCGGCACCGGAAAGACCGCGATCGCGTTGCACCGGGCCGCCTACCTGCTGTACACGCACCGCGACCAGCTGGAAAAGCGCGGAATTCTGGTGGTCGGGCCGAATCCGACCTTCCTGCGCTTCATCGGCCAGGTGCTGCCGTCGCTCGGCGAGGACGGCGTCCGGCTGGTCACGCTCGCCGAGCTCTACCCCGGGCTGACCGCGACCCGGCCGGAGTCCGCCGAGGCGGCCGAGGTGAAGGGCCGGGCGGTGCTGGCGGAGGTGATCGCGCAGGCGGTGGCCGACCGGCAGTGGGTCCCGGACCAGCCGGTCGAGGTCACGGTCGACCGCACGGTGCTGCGGCTCGATCCGGCGGTCGTCGAGGGCGCGCGCTCGTGGGCCCGGGCCCGGCGGCTGACGCACAACCAGGCCCGGCCGTTCTTCCTGACCGAGATCGTCGACGCGCTGACCACGCAGTACGCCGAGATCATCGGGGCTGACCCGCTCGGTGGCGAGAACTTGCTGGACGAGTACGACCTCGCCGAGCTGCGCAAGGAAGTCGTCGCCGAACCCGCGGTCCAGCACCTGCTGCACCGGCTCTGGCCGAACCTCAGCCCGCGCGAGCTCCTGGTCGACCTGTACGGCGACGAGCGACGGCTGGCCTCGGCAGCTCCGCAGCTGAGCGAGCTCGACCGCGAGCACCTGCTCCGGTACGGCGACGACTGGAGCCCGGCGGACGTGCCGCTGCTCGACGAGGCGGCCGAGCTGCTCGGCGACGACGGCCAGGAGGCGGCCCGGCGGAAGGCGGAACGCGCTCGGGCGATCGCGTACGCGCAAGGTTCGCTCGACCTGCTCTCCGGCTCAGGGTCGACGGACTTCGACGAGGACGACGAGTCGGAGGTGCTGACGGCCAAGGACATCCTGGACGCCGAGGCACTGGCCGAGCGGTTCGAGGCCGACGACGACCGGACCCTGGCCGAACGCGCCGCGGCCGACCGGCGCTGGACGTACGGGCACGTGATCGTCGACGAGGCGCAGGAGCTGTCGCCGATGGCGTGGCGGGCGATCGCGCGGCGGTGTCCGCTGCGGTCGATGACGCTGGTCGGCGATGTCGCGCAGACGGGTGCGGCCGGCGGCGGTACGAACTGGCGGCACGCGCTCGCGCCGAGCTTCGGGGATCGCTGGCGGCTGGCGGAGCTGACGCTGAACTATCGGACGCCGGCCGAGGTGATGGAGCTGGCCGGGCACGTTCTGCGGCAGGTCGACCCGACCGCGAAGGCGCCGCAGTCGGTGCGGTCGACCGGGGTGAAGCCG from Kribbella flavida DSM 17836 harbors:
- a CDS encoding ClpP family protease, with amino-acid sequence MEDMSETMQPNALDHHIYQRLLWQRILVLGDEIKDENANALCAQLILLNAEDPKADISLYINSPGGSVSAGLAIYDTMNFISNDVATYAMGLVASMGQVLLTCGAPGKRYSLPHARIMMHQPTGGMGGTASDIKTQAEQSLLAKKDLAKLLSKRTGQPEEKVTEDFDRDRWFTPDQAVEYGIVDRILTQPVAVGG
- a CDS encoding HelD family protein, yielding MELLNPVQAEQVHLTTFYAALDRERAQAEQRRRGEQVAGTRNAQALHQRDGRVRDLNARLARLNAAEEGLYFGRLDDSDGEVLHLGRIGLHDEDYEPLLVDWRAPAARPFYVATAVHNQGVVRRRHIQTRLRRVVDVQDEQLDLDRTAAGESRLGTGVMGEAVLLKALEARRTGTMESIVQTIQADQDRIIRSELAGILVVQGGPGTGKTAIALHRAAYLLYTHRDQLEKRGILVVGPNPTFLRFIGQVLPSLGEDGVRLVTLAELYPGLTATRPESAEAAEVKGRAVLAEVIAQAVADRQWVPDQPVEVTVDRTVLRLDPAVVEGARSWARARRLTHNQARPFFLTEIVDALTTQYAEIIGADPLGGENLLDEYDLAELRKEVVAEPAVQHLLHRLWPNLSPRELLVDLYGDERRLASAAPQLSELDREHLLRYGDDWSPADVPLLDEAAELLGDDGQEAARRKAERARAIAYAQGSLDLLSGSGSTDFDEDDESEVLTAKDILDAEALAERFEADDDRTLAERAAADRRWTYGHVIVDEAQELSPMAWRAIARRCPLRSMTLVGDVAQTGAAGGGTNWRHALAPSFGDRWRLAELTLNYRTPAEVMELAGHVLRQVDPTAKAPQSVRSTGVKPWHVEVGPADQAAYVRKVAAEEVQHGQVGVITSRLRLELVQEAVGDLTDVTVLTVAGAKGLEFDSVLVVDPEGIMLESPRGLRDLYVALTRCTQRLGVIGELPDVLRDSDAWDVRR
- a CDS encoding Lrp/AsnC family transcriptional regulator; the protein is MPKDRRTPGPAPRPVPAGLDEVDRELVRLLSADGRMPNNALADATGIAPSTCLARVRALRDRGVIRGFHADVDLAALGRPLQAMVAIRIGAHSRDEIDRFRAMVPELPGVLSLFHVSGANDYLLHVAAESPDALRDFVLDHLTADPAVVHAETSLIFEHVRL
- a CDS encoding trans-sulfuration enzyme family protein, with amino-acid sequence MTALDTRAVHAGRDDLTALGLHVPPIDLSTTYPLTDLATSGAAYDRLAAGDGPGDGSLVYQRLWNPNVARFEQALAELEGCEGAVAFSTGMAALSACLLATVAADRPHVVAVRPLYGGSDHLLSTGLLGTTVTWATPSTVADAIRPATGLVLVETPANPTVELVDIADVARQAGGVPVVVDNTFATPVLQRPAEHGAGLVLHSATKYLGGHGDLMGGVVVGPADWVARLRQVRAVTGALLYPLAAYELHRGLQTLPTRIRAQQSGTAKLADWLSTHPAVDKVYYPGLPECDPRGLVGRQQIGPGAVLAFRTSRAEQLLARVELITHAVSLGGVDTLIQHPAALTHRLVAAEAKPGQDLLRLSVGLEDPDDLIRDLDQALA
- a CDS encoding LLM class flavin-dependent oxidoreductase → MTAEPLPLSVLDLSPVPAGTRPSRALHETLELARTVEAAGYHRFWLAEHHNIPSVVSSSPEVMIAAVAATTSTLRVGSGGIMLPNHSPLKVAETFRVLASLHPGRIDLGLGRAPGTDQRTALALRRSREALGADDFLEQYQELRAYAEGFPAGHPFAPISAQPDDVPLPPVWILGSSAYGGQAAAALGTGFAYAGHFGSLDPAGVMRAYREQFQPSPQQDRPHAMLALAAIVAETEQRAEQLALANALSMLRLRSGRPGPLPTPEEAAAYPWSEGEKAAVEEWAGLVSVGTPDQVAADLARRAESAGADELIITTSIHDPDERRRSYTLLAETWGLKPR
- a CDS encoding NADPH-dependent FMN reductase, with protein sequence MTVHPLRLALVVRSAEPGRFATTVAAWFGRVVERRDDFKLDLVDLATTPLIDLPARIAEADGVVVLTPEYNHAYPGELKTAIDAVREPWYAKPVAFIVYGGRSRGLRAAEQLRLVFGELHAVTLRETLSFHQVPGCFTDDGEPTELGTAEAATALLDQLAWWARALRDARTTTPYPG
- a CDS encoding helix-turn-helix domain-containing protein is translated as MLLRQVIGNVFRRLRRERGITLRELAELAQVSVPYLSEIERGRKEPSSEILAAICRALDLELSDLLAEVQFDLATAVRSTLPVRLQTAAIRVTESAPQRIASTSPQTYSTSAQAFALVA